One Archangium violaceum genomic window, ACGGTGTCATCGCCCGCGACAATCGTTGCGCTCCAGTCCGTCTGCGAGCCCGCCGCGAGTTCGCCCTCCTTGCTCCACCAGTGCACATCGCTCAGGTTGTAGCGCGCGGTGCTCGTCGAGACAGTGCTCCACGACGGGTACGACTCATAAGAGCCCTGGCCCCGGAGCTGGAGCTGAACCGGGTTCTCCGAGGCGATGCCCGTGTTCACGCCACGCAGGTACTGGTCGAACCAGCGACGCGTGCTCGTCCAGGCGTCATTGGGCAGGCCGAGGATGCCGGTCAGCTCGGCGATGGCGTGGTCACCCGGGCGGAGCTCCAGCCGCTTCGGACCCGACAGCCGGGTGAAGAAGTCGGTGAGTTGATTCGGCCCGAAGAAGCTGTCGCCGTACGCGTTGGCCATGAGGATTGCGGGGCGGTTCGCGTTGATACGCTCCAGGTACGTCGCGGCGCTGCGCACCTGGGCGTAGGCGATGATGTCGGGTACGTTCTGGTTGGCGAAGAAGTCCGAGAGGGCTTGCTGCAGCTCCGCCGACGGCCGTCCCGTCAGCTGCGCCGAGAGCGCCAGCAGCCCGGCGCTCTGCAGATGGCGCGTCTGGTTCGAGAACAGCGAGTACGTGAGGTCCGTCCAGCCGCTCAACGCGGCCACGGCGCGGATGCGCGAATCGAAGGCCGAGCCAATCAGCGCCATCCCCGCGCCATAGGAGACGCCCGCCGCACCGATGCGAGCCGGATCCGCGGGGGTGTTGACGAGCGTCCAGTTGATGACTTCGGTCAGGTCGCCGATGTCCTTGGGCCCCGCCGTGTCGATGGCGCCCCCCGACGCGTAGAAGCCTCGCGGGGTGTACGAGACCACCACGTACCCGGCATCGGCGAACTGCTGTGCCTGCACGAAGTACTCCAGGTTGGGCATCGCCCAGCTGGTGATGAAGATGATGGCCGGGTACCGCCCCGGCGTATCCGGCGTATAGACGATGCTCTTGAGATTCACTCCATCTCGCGTGGTGATGTCGACGATACGCAGGGACGAGGACGCGGACGCGGGAGTGGCGATAATGCACAGCGATAGAACCGCGGATACTGCGATTGCACGCAGCCAGGACATGCACTCCTCCTGCAGGGGGTAGTGGTCGGACACGACACTGACAGGTAGATGCGGATTTGAATGTCAATCCAAAGTCATCGATTCACAGACTTCGCCCTATTCGCTTCGGTGCCAGCAACTCGCCGGACCGCAGCTCCGATAAATGGCGATCCTAGAGGGGTTGGCTCTGTTTCGCCCCCTCCCAAAGGAGGGGCGTCGCAGCCGCGCGGCCATGGGTCATGAAGGAATGGCTGGGAGTCGCCCGGTTCCGTGGACACCCGAGAGATGATGGGATGGGAGCGGCATGCGCCTTGGTTTCCCCATGCTGGCCGTTCCCGCCTGCCTCTTCGTGGCGGACTCGGTCATGGAGCAGTTGGACGATGAGCCATCCCTCATCCGCGGTGCGCGTACGGTGGCGCGGTGCGCAGGCGGGGGTCCTCCACCGGCCTGCCTACGGCGAAATGGTAGAGCGTCTGGAAGCGACGGTCCTGGAGGCCCAGCACGCGGTGCAGCGCATTAGGCGAGCGTCACCTCGACCGGGTCCTGGGGAATGGTTCGGGTCATCCCCATCCCGGTGATCACCGTCGGGTGTCGAGGCCCAGCAGCCGGTCGAGGGGGCACACCCGGGTGATGGCCGTCTCGGCCAGGAGTGCGCCGCCCATCATCGCGACCAGTCCCGGCAGCCGCCCCTGGCGACCGCGCATCCGAAGTAGCCTGCTGGAGAGCGCCTCACCCCCCACCCGCCCAATGCCCGGGAGCCGGAGCCGCCCTACCGTACCCGCATGCTGGGACGAACACTTGGCATGGGATTGCTGGCTGGGGCCGCCGGCGTGGCATTGATGACGTTGGGAGAGAAGCTCGAGCAGCGCTTCACCAGGCGACCGAACTCGTACGTGCCCGCACACACACTGGAGCGGCTCCTGAGGCTACCGCACAGGCCGGACCGCGATCGCTGGGGGCTCAACCATTGGACATGGCTCCCCCCGGCTTCCAGGCCGCAGCCCGGTCTGTTTCGAACTCACTCCAGGCGCAATGCACCTGACACCGTGGCGGCCCCGTTGGGCTCCCTGCCTCAGATGGGGTCGAGGTCGATGTCACAGCCGATCTTCTCGCCGAGCGTCGCCAGCTCCTCACGCATCCTGCGGGCGCTCGTGCCCTGCGGAAGGGTGATGACGCCCTCGAGCACGAAGAGCGGCGTCCCCGCGAAGGGCGCCGACTCGATCCGCGTCTCCAGTTCCTCGATATTGATGGAGTGCTGACGGAGGAGCGCGGTCACTCGGGAGGCGATGCCGGGCTGATCGTTGCTGTAGACCTTGAGCCGGTAGGGGACGCGGCCGGAGGCGCTGGAGGTGGCGGCGGCCGCCTCATACATCTCGAGGCGGAGCCCCATCCCGGTGCCTTCGCTCTCGAGCTTGCTCCGGAGCGAGGCGAGCGACTCGGGGGGGCCCTCGATGAGGGCCAGCAGGGCGAAGTGGCCGCGCAGATTGACCATGCGGCTGTCGGCGAGGCTGGCGCCGACGTCATACACGTGACGGGTGAGATCGGCGACGAGCCCAGGGCGATCGGGACCAACCGCGGTGACGATGAGCTGAGGCATGGCCGGGACCATACAACCCTGCTCGGGGGCTCGAACGCGCATTCAGCGCGGAGTGGGCTCGACCTGTCAGAAGCGGACGTTCCGTCGTCCTGTCCGAGGTTTTTTTGTCGTTCGAAGCCACCAGCGGCGCACTCTGGTGGCGGGCCTGCTGCTGCTCCTCTTCCTCGCGGCGGGGCAGCATGCGCTTTGGCTTCTCCTGGGCCACCCCTCCCCGCGGCACCTCACAGGTTGCGGTGGAGCCGCTCCTGTGCCTTCACGATGGCCGCGGTGCGGGTGGTCACGTCGAGCTTGGCGAACACGTTGCGCAGGTGCCACTTCGTGGTGGAGAGCGCCACGTTGGAGCGCTCGCTGATCTCCTGGTTGCTCAGCCCCTGCGCGAGCAGCTTGAGCATCTGGAGCTCGCGCTCGGTGAGCGGCTCGAGCGGCGCGCTGGGGGGGGGCGCGAACTCATGCGGCTCACTCCTCCCCGCCGAGAGCACGTCCTGGAACCGCTCGGTGTACCGGGAGGGCAGCACGTGGCTCAGCTTCCGCTGGGTGGCGGCCGCGACGATGACCTCCTGTAGCCCCGGCGTCTCGTCGAACACGCCGCGGTTGAAGCCGAACCGCTGCACCAGCGCGATGCCCCGGTTGAGCGCGGCGAACGCCGCCGTGGGGTCTCCGGCACGCCAGTGACATACCGCGATCGCCGCGAGCAGCGAGCTCTCCCGGCACACGTAGCCCACGTCATGAGCGCTGGCACGCAATGTCTCCAGCAGCGCATGCGCCTTGCCGTACCGCCCGCGAGCCATCAGCACCCACGCCTGCGCGAGCCCGAGCCGCTCCCAGGTCTCGTCGTAGAAGCGCCGCTCGCTCCACTCTCCGCGCCGCATGCGCTCGCCCAGGCCAAATTCCTGCGCCACCGCCCTCATGCGCTCCGGTGCCTGCTCCATCAG contains:
- a CDS encoding CocE/NonD family hydrolase, which codes for MSWLRAIAVSAVLSLCIIATPASASSSLRIVDITTRDGVNLKSIVYTPDTPGRYPAIIFITSWAMPNLEYFVQAQQFADAGYVVVSYTPRGFYASGGAIDTAGPKDIGDLTEVINWTLVNTPADPARIGAAGVSYGAGMALIGSAFDSRIRAVAALSGWTDLTYSLFSNQTRHLQSAGLLALSAQLTGRPSAELQQALSDFFANQNVPDIIAYAQVRSAATYLERINANRPAILMANAYGDSFFGPNQLTDFFTRLSGPKRLELRPGDHAIAELTGILGLPNDAWTSTRRWFDQYLRGVNTGIASENPVQLQLRGQGSYESYPSWSTVSTSTARYNLSDVHWWSKEGELAAGSQTDWSATIVAGDDTVANGGLLMLTNGVEAITGEPPMAWIPAVDRSNAGVWQSDWLTSPQRVRGAAHLRLTVTPGSSGQTTVIAYLYDTDWGGTGSLVTHVAVTLRDAVAGQPHTVDVDFPATAYDVPSGHRLSLVIDTVDPLYADKAPSFSTMKFSSSTSSPSYVSLPLK
- a CDS encoding YgaP-like transmembrane domain → MRGRQGRLPGLVAMMGGALLAETAITRVCPLDRLLGLDTRR
- a CDS encoding glycine cleavage system protein R; its protein translation is MPQLIVTAVGPDRPGLVADLTRHVYDVGASLADSRMVNLRGHFALLALIEGPPESLASLRSKLESEGTGMGLRLEMYEAAAATSSASGRVPYRLKVYSNDQPGIASRVTALLRQHSINIEELETRIESAPFAGTPLFVLEGVITLPQGTSARRMREELATLGEKIGCDIDLDPI